A genomic window from Camelina sativa cultivar DH55 chromosome 2, Cs, whole genome shotgun sequence includes:
- the LOC104733956 gene encoding formin-like protein 13: protein MDDQPPLIWPQFESTGYTRRRSPIPTILVPAMIGVTSAAIFLIFVTFVVPTFLSITSQILQPASVKRGWDSINVVLVVFAILCGVLARRNDDGLPSSSSSSSQSEEAVMISGEVSKISSTPTVSSEHWFDDAYDADRLKIYESVSNRSFITPALLPVVTGTVPLRRSSTSYPDLRQGVFRETGDRRFRFYDDFEIDKYRSVNESEPFLNRSKIEIEEEETEPKEIHIDKFVVKPSSPPPSPPQQPPAPPPPPPPPLTRQSPVEVSHKPRRTQRSVRNRDVQENVKRSETKFKRTFQPPPSPPPPPPPPPPPPLVMATPPRKQGTLQRRKSNAAKEIKMVFASLYNQGKKKKKLQKSKRKERIESSPVVVMEEPPQYQSLIPPPSPPPPPPPPPPPPRSSQSVFYGLFKKGVKSNKKIHSVPAPPPPPPPRKIQFDPQIPPPPRRSKSGRPPRPTKPTSFNEENNGQGSPLIQTTPPPPPPPPFRVPPLKFVVSGDFAKIRSNQSSRCSSPEREVFDIGWGLELTQTDGGVETTPAVSGGGGVLPGFCPSPDVNTKADNFIARLRDEWRLDKINSVNRKR from the coding sequence atggacGATCAACCGCCGCTGATCTGGCCGCAGTTTGAATCCACCGGATACACTCGTCGACGATCACCAATCCCGACTATATTAGTTCCAGCGATGATCGGAGTTACATCAGCGGCTATATTTCTAATCTTTGTAACCTTCGTCGTCCCTACGTTTCTCTCCATCACATCACAGATTCTCCAACCAGCTTCAGTGAAGCGAGGATGGGACTCGATCAACGTCGTTTTAGTAGTTTTCGCCATTTTATGCGGCGTACTCGCTAGACGAAACGACGACGGATTaccttcgtcgtcgtcgtcttcttcacaATCAGAAGAAGCTGTTATGATCAGTGGTGAGGTTAGTAAGATCTCATCAACGCCGACGGTTTCATCAGAGCATTGGTTTGATGATGCGTATGATGCTGATAGGCTTAAGATCTATGAGAGTGTGAGTAACCGGAGTTTTATTACGCCTGCTTTATTACCGGTTGTTACCGGAACTGTACCGTTGAGGCGTAGTAGTACTTCCTATCCTGATCTTAGACAAGGTGTTTTCAGAGAAACTGGTGATCGCCGGTTCCGGTTTTACGACGATTTCGAAATTGATAAGTACCGATCAGTAAACGAATCTGAACCGTTTCTGAATCGTTCTAAAAtcgagattgaagaagaagaaacagagcctAAAGAGATTCATATTGATAAATTCGTTGTAAAACCTTCTTCTCCGCCGCCGTCTCCGCCGCAACAACCACCGGCCCCACCACCTCCGCCTCCTCCGCCACTTACTCGACAATCGCCGGTTGAAGTTTCGCATAAACCGAGAAGGACTCAACGTTCTGTTAGAAACAGAGATGTACAAGAAAACGTGAAACGCAGTGAGACTAAGTTCAAACGAACGTTTCAACCTCCGCCATCACCGcctcctccgccacctcctccaccacctcctccgcTTGTAATGGCTACGCCACCGAGGAAACAAGGGACTCTTCAGCGGAGAAAGAGCAATGCGGCTAAAGAGATTAAAATGGTTTTCGCTTCTCTGTATAatcaaggaaagaagaagaagaagcttcagaaATCTAAGAGAAAGGAGAGAATCGAATCTTCTCCGGTGGTTGTGATGGAAGAGCCGCCGCAATACCAATCGTTAATTCCGCCACCgtctccgcctcctcctccaccaccaccaccgcctccgCCGCGATCGTCGCAGTCTGTGTTCTACGGGTTGTTCAAGAAAGGAGTTAAGAGCAACAAAAAGATTCACTCCGTTCCGGCGCCGCCTCCACCTCCACCGCCGAGAAAGATTCAATTTGATCCTCAGATACCGCCACCACCACGGAGATCCAAATCCGGAAGACCTCCACGTCCGACGAAACCGACGAGTTTTAACGAAGAGAACAACGGACAAGGATCTCCGTTAATCCAGACTACGCCTCCGcctccaccaccgcctccgTTTAGAGTTCCGCCGTTAAAATTCGTGGTGAGTGGTGATTTCGCGAAGATACGGAGTAACCAGAGCTCTAGATGTAGCTCCCCTGAACGAGAAGTGTTCGACATTGGTTGGGGTCTAGAGCTCACTCAAACTGACGGCGGAGTTGAAACAACACCCGCCGTGAGCGGCGGTGGTGGTGTGCTGCCGGGGTTCTGTCCAAGCCCGGACGTGAATACGAAAGCCGACAATTTCATCGCCAGGCTTAGAGACGAGTGGAGGCTTGATAAGATTAACTCCGTTAATAGAAAAAGGTAA